Proteins co-encoded in one Fusarium fujikuroi IMI 58289 draft genome, chromosome FFUJ_chr06 genomic window:
- a CDS encoding probable NAD binding Rossmann fold oxidoreductase has translation MASPKLQVAVAGLGRMGARHALNFHNRTPRAELVAAFTPVQKEADWAKVHLEGVTIYNDYQEMLKHPGLQAVVVATVTTAHAEEAIQAIEADKHVLCEKPLSTSVEISQSVVDAAAKKPHLKVMCGFSRRFDASYRDAFDRMDSGAIGRPSVFRSQTCDKLDPSGFFVAYAEFSGGIFVDCNIHDIDLAMWYFGQDSIVKSVVATGITAVQPELRKHKDVDNGVGIVEFWGGKVAYFYSSRMMAAGQHDMTEVIGTEGKLAINANPVGNLVEMHEATGVRRQIPGDYYGRFEHAFVTEANEFTSSVLDNNKLPFKLTGAVQAVKIGCALQESLNSGKKINFDETGRRIEESKL, from the exons ATGGCCTCTCCTAAGCTCCAAGTCGCCGTGGCTGGCCTCGGCCGCATGGGTGCTCGTCATGCTCTCAACTTTCACAACAGAACACCCCGCGCTGAGCTCGTCGCAGCCTTTACCCCTGTCCAGAAGGAGGCAGACTGGGCCAAGGTTCACCTCGAGGGTGTTACAATCTACAATGACTACCAGGAGATGCTGAAGCATCCCGGTCTTCAGGCTGTGGTAGTCGCTACCGTAACTACCGCTCATGCTGAAGAGGCTATTCAAGCCATTGAGGCTGATAAGCATGTTCTTTGCGAGAAGCCTCTAAGTACCAGCGTTGAGATC TCCCAATCTGTGGTCGACGCCGCTGCCAAGAAGCCTCACCTCAAGGTCATGTGTGGTTTCTCCCGTCGATTCGATGCCTCATACCGCGATGCCTTTGATCGCATGGACAGCGGTGCCATCGGTCGTCCCTCCGTCTTCCGATCTCAAACCTGCGATAAGCTCGACCCATCCGGTTTCTTCGTTGCCTATGCCGAGTTCAGTGGCGGTATCTTTGTCGACTGTAACATCCACGATATCGACCTTGCCATGTGGTACTTTGGCCAAGACTCTATCGTCAAGTCGGTTGTTGCTACTGGCATCACTGCTGTTCAGCCTGAGTTGCGAAAGCACAAGGATGTAGACAATGGTGTCGGCATCGTTGAGTTCTGGGGCGGCAAAGTTGCATACTTCTACTCTTCGCGCATGATGGCTGCTGGTCAGCACGACATGACAGAGGTTATAGGTACTGAAGGCAAACTCGCTATCAATGCCAACCCTGTCGGCAACCTTGTTGAGATGCACGAGGCAACCGGTGTGCGCCGACAGATTCCTGGCGACTACTATGGTCGCTTCGAGCACGCCTTCGTCACAGAAGCCAATGAATTCACATCTTCAGTGCTTGACAACAACAAGCTACCGTTCAAGCTTACTGGTGCTGTTCAGGCCGTCAAGATTGGTTGTGCACTCCAGGAGTCGCTCAACTCGGGCAAGAAGATTAACTTTGACGAGACTGGTCGTCGCATCGAGGAATCTAAGCTGTAA
- a CDS encoding related to sugar transport protein STP1 — protein sequence MATLYTCSPRGLTSHKFWDESEETVWSVVASIPPPSPPQVVAPMEQEPCANFSYVRVLKVVEAAREHLLGGLYGHLPHCELDWSLDDDKPRCRVVGMDCYGMSFTRPESLKRHLLRAHTKHEAQLAREWVEAPSSSPQPSPSLHQPPTPIAPALEMDFVEVGGELEAERALDTSQSAVAAESGIPIPSSKRSFAPAEIPDMGEERESAPRLPPHLPTAPGWMIMFKVPQWRKRLMLGTLVQVFTQFTGINVIGYYQTIMYEKLGINGKTNLLVAGIYNCTGPLANLFFITFISDRIGRKRPLIYGIIAITIALILESAVNSQNVDGSHRGLSIAGVAFLFCVTIIFSLSFGPVSWTYMSEVMPYQIRGKGCAFATGIGNWLVSTFWNQVSPFALEELGWKFYFLFVAFNLVITLPTLIFAFRETKGLSLEEIDLMFGDRALGNLPADIEKDGGVIAVTNTHDERPRQEL from the exons ATGGCAACTCTATATACGTGTTCTCCGAGAGGTTTGACCTCTCACAAGTTCTGGGATGAGTCTGAAGAGACCGTCTGGTCCGTTGTGGCCTCAATTCCTCCCCCCTCGCCTCCCCAAGTCGTTGCTCCTATGGAGCAGGAGCCTTGCGCCAATTTTTCTT ATGTAAGGGTGCTGAAGGTAGTAGAGGCTGCCAGAGAGCACCTCCTGGGAGGCCTATATGGTCACCTCCCCCATTGCGAGCTGGACTGGTCCCTGGATGATGATAAGCCTCGTTGCCGTGTTGTGGGGATGGACTGTTATGGGATGTCTTTCACGAGGCCAGAAAGCCTCAAAAGACACCTTCTGCGTGCGCACACT AAGCACGAGGCCCAACTTGCCAGGGAGTGGGTTGAGGCTCCTTCCTCCTCCCCTCAGCCAAgcccttctcttcatcaaccaccGACTCCAATTGCTCCTGCCCTTGAGATGGACTTTGTGGAGGTTGGTGGAGAGTTGGAAGCAGAAAGAGCCCTGGATACCTCGCAatctgctgttgctgctgagtctGGGATTCCCATCCCATCTAGCAAAAGGAGTTTTGCCCCTGCTGAGATTCCAGACAtgggagaggagagggaaaGCGCTCCCCGACTACCACCACATTTGC CAACTGCGCCTGGTTGGATGATCATGTTCAAGGTGCCTCAGTGGAGGAAGCGCCTTATGCTTGGAACTCTTGTCCAAGTCTTTACTCAATTCACTG GAATCAATGTCATTGG TTACTACCAAACCATTATGTACGAGAAGCTCGGAATCAACGGAAAGACAAATCTTCTGGTTGCAGGCATTTACAACTGTACCGGTCCCCTTGCGA ATCTGTTTTTCATCACATTTATCTCTGATAGGATCGGCCGTAAGAGGCCTCTCATCTATGGCATTATTGCTATCACCATTGCTCTCATCCTAGAGAGTGCGGTCAACTCTCAGAACGTCGATGGTTCACACCGTGGTCTGAGTATTGCCGGAGTTGCCTTCTTATTCTGTGTCACAATCATCTTCTCGCTATCGTTTGGTCCTGTATCATGGACGTACATGTCTGAGGTTATGCCATATCAAATCCGTGGAAAGGGTTGCGCATTCGCCACAGGTATCGGCAACTGGCTAGTGAGCACATTCTGGAACCAAGTCAGTCCCTTTGCCctcgaggagcttggctGGAAGTtctattttctctttgtTG CTTTCAATCTCGTCATCACACTGCCCACCCTTATCTTTGCTTTTCGGGAAACGAAGGGACTAtctcttgaggagattgatctCATGTTTGGTGATCGGGCTCTTGGAAACCTTCCTGCTGATATTGAGAAGGACGGTGGTGTCATTGCTGTGACAAATACCCATGATGAGAGACCTCGCCAGGAACTTTGA
- a CDS encoding probable nitrite reductase — translation MTATAQKRVVVVGLGMVGIAFIEKLLKYDAKSKEYAITVVGEEPYLAYNRVGLTTFFEHRNVEELYMNPAEWYTEAGSSLNCHINTKATHINTEDKFIECANGESYPYDILVLATGSDAILPRMLKGWDANGVFVYRTIEDLNKLIKFSHDKKGTNGAVVGGGLLGLEAAKAMLDLETFNRVDVIEKAQWVLTRQVDETGGKMVADQVSQLGVNLNLGKGVSSMKTDENNNLTGVIFDDGSEISCSTLCFAVGVKPRDDLARSANLEVGQRGGIVVNDDLRTSMPDIYAIGECASWRGMAYGLIAPGVAMAEVVAFNLTQAKLHSPQTFKTPDMSTKLKLLGVNVASFGDCFADRDGPVTLPPKYARTLVNGDAKEPKSVQALTYKDPFSNVYKKYIFTKDGKYLLGGMMIGDVCDYVKLLPMVKAQKELEISPSELILGAKKDGGEDTDDLDDDAQVCSCHNVTKGDIVKVVKDGTCKDVASLKKCTKAGTGCGGCVPLITTIFNKTMASMGQEVTNYVCSHFNHSRADLFNIIMVKRLNNMGEVMREAGNDKEALGCELCKPVVASIMASLWNRHVMDKTTHGLQETNDRFLGNIQRDGTYSVVPRVSGGEITPDKLVVIGEVAQKYNLYTKITGGQRIDLFGAQKQDLLDIWGQLVAGGMESGHAYAKSLRTVKSCVGSTWCRFGLSDSVGMAVRLEERYKSIRAPHKIKGGVSGCVRECAEAQGKDFGLIATEKGWNIFVGGNGGANPRHAELLAKDVPPTDVVTILDRYLMFYMRTADKLQRTARWIENLPGGIKYLQEVILEDKLGINASLEAQMEELVDSFFDEWAEAIKSPAIAAKFKQFANTNDTTRNMELEDDRGQKRPAFWPADAAATDNFSGLKDKWSMTSWEPIIESSYFDGADELPNGISATIKRGDTQLAIWRIKGVYYATQQMCPHKRAFILSDGLIGQEPSKAVTNGDKDGASPWVSCPHHKRNFDLGNGACKTDESLSIATFPTEARADGMLYLKLPPVEELDAALGTKKWMVKKGEAGEAPLAKLDSKIKFVGLRGKKPYVKPTGGAKMTTKPLDLMMAANGCGGGAPEW, via the exons ATGACTGCAACGGCACAAAAACGTGTGGTGGTCGTTGGCTTGGGCATGGTGGGCATTGCTTTCAT AGAAAAGCTGCTCAAATATGACGCCAAATCAAAAGAATATGCAATCACAGTGGTTGGAGAAGAACCATATCTCGCCTACAACCGAGTAGGACTCACAACATTCTTCGAGCACCGAAATGTCGAAGAACTATACATGAACCCAGCAGAATGG TACACAGAAGCTGGAAGCTCATTAAACTGTCACATCAACACAAAAGCCACACACATCAACACCGAGGACAAATTCATCGAATGCGCAAACGGCGAGAGTTACCCTTACGAtatcctcgtcctcgccaCCGGCTCAGACGCCATTCTTCCCCGTATGCTCAAAGGCTGGGATGCAAATGGTGTTTTCGTCTACCGCACAATCGAAGACctgaacaagctcatcaagttctCCCACGACAAGAAGGGCACAAATGGGGCTGTCGTTGGCGGTGGTCTCCTCGGTCTTGAGGCCGCAAAGGCcatgcttgatcttgagaccTTCAACAGAGTCGATGTCATTGAGAAGGCTCAGTGGGTTCTCACAAGACAGGTCGACGAGACTGGTGGCAAGATGGTGGCGGATCAGGTCTCGCAGCTTGGTGTGAACCTCAATCTCGGCAAGGGCGTATCGAGCATGAAGACTGACGAGAACAACAACCTTACCGGAGTCATCTTTGACGATGGCTCAGAGATCAGCTGCTCAACGCTATGCTTCGCTGTTGGTGTCAAGCCAAGAGATGACCTCGCCAGAAGCGCCAACCTCGAAGTTGGACAGCGCGGTGGCATCGTCGTCAACGATGACTTGAGAACGAGCATGCCCGATATCTACGCCATTGGAGAGTGTGCAAGCTGGCGCGGAATGGCTTACGGACTTATCGCACCTGGTGTGGCCATGGCCGAAGTCGTCGCTTTCAACCTCACACAAGCCAAGCTTCACAGTCCCCAGACCTTCAAGACTCCCGACATGAGCACAAAACTCAAGCTCCTCGGAGTCAACGTCGCTAGTTTCGGCGACTGCTTCGCTGATCGCGATGGTCCCGTAACACTTCCTCCCAAGTACGCCAGGACACTCGTTAATGGCGATGCTAAAGAGCCCAAATCTGTGCAAGCTCTCACATACAAAGACCCTTTCTCTAATGTGTACAAGAAGTACATCTTTACCAAAGATGGAAAGTATCTCCTCGGTGGCATGATGATTGGCGACGTCTGCGATTACGTCAAGCTTCTACCAATGGTCAAGGCGcagaaggagcttgagatcTCACCCAGTGAACTTATTCTCGGTGCCAAGAAGGACGGCGGCGAAGATACTGATGaccttgacgatgatgctcAGGTGTGTTCGTGTCACAACGTCACAAAGGGCGACATTgtcaaggttgtcaaggatggcacCTGTAAGGACGTTGCCAGTCTCAAGAAGTGCACAAAGGCCGGCACCGGCTGCGGAGGTTGTGTTCccctcatcaccaccatcttcaacaagacAATGGCATCTATGGGCCAAGAGGTTACCAACTACGTCTGCTCGCACTTCAACCACTCTCGCGCTGACCtgttcaacatcatcatggtcaAGCGCCTCAACAACATGGGTGAAGTGATGCGCGAGGCTGGAAACGATAAGGAGGCTCTTGGCTGTGAGCTGTGCAAGCCTGTGGTAGCAAGCATCATGGCTTCGCTGTGGAACAGGCACGTCATGGACAAGACCACCCACGGTCTCCAGGAGACCAATGATCGTTTCTTGGGTAACATCCAGCGAGACGGTACCTACTCTGTTGTTCCTCGTGTATCCGGTGGTGAGATTACTCCTGACAAGCTTGTGGTCATTGGCGAGGTTGCTCAGAAGTACAACCTTTACACTAAGATCACAGGCGGTCAGCGTATCGACTTGTTTGGTGCCCAGAAGCAGGACCTTCTCGACATCTGGGGCCagcttgttgctggtggTATGGAATCTGGTCATGCTTATGCCAAGTCTCTGCGAACTGTCAAGAGTTGTGTTGGCTCCACGTGGTGCCGGTTCGGTCTGAGTGACAGTGTCGGTATGGCTGTTCGTCTGGAGGAGCGATACAAGAGTATTCGAGCTCCTCACAAGATCAAGGGTGGTGTGAGTGGTTGTGTGCGAGAGTGtgctgaagctcaaggcaaaGA TTTCGGTTTGATCGCCACTGAGAAGGGCTGGAACATCTTCGTTGGCGGTAACGGTGGTGCGAACCCTCGCCATGCCGAGCTTCTAGCCAAGGATGTACCCCCAACTGATGTTGTGACAATCCTCGACCGATATCTCATGTTCTACATGCGCACAGCCGACAAGCTTCAGCGAACAGCCCGCTGGATCGAGAACCTCCCCGGTGGTATCAAGTACCTGCAAGAGGTCATCCTCGAGGACAAGCTCGGCATCAACGCCTCACTCGAGGCAcagatggaagagcttgttGACAGCTTCTTCGACGAGTGggctgaagccatcaagagCCCTGCCATCgctgccaagttcaagcagTTCGCCAACACAAACGACACAACACGCAACatggagcttgaagatgaccgTGGCCAGAAGCGACCAGCTTTCTGGCCCGCGGATGCTGCAGCTACAGACAACTTCTCAGGTCTCAAGGACAAGTGGTCCATGACTTCTTGGGAACCCATCATCGAATCTTCTTATTTCGATGGCGCTGACGAGTTACCAAACGGTATCTCCGCCACTATCAAGCGTGGTGACACGCAGCTCGCCATCTGGCGAATCAAGGGCGTCTACTATGCCACACAGCAGATGTGTCCTCACAAGCGTGCATTCATCCTCTCCGACGGTCTCATCGGCCAAGAGCCCAGCAAGGCTGTGACGAATGGTGATAAGGATGGTGCTTCACCCTGGGTCTCATGTCCTCACCACAAGCGTAACTTTGACCTCGGCAACGGTGCCTGCAAGACAGATGAGTCTCTCTCCATCGCCACATTCCCTACCGAGGCTCGAGCCGACGGTATGTTGTACCTCAAGCTTCCCCCtgtggaggagcttgatgctGCCTTGGGCACAAAGAAGTGGATGGTCAAGAAGGGCGAGGCTGGTGAGGCGCCtcttgccaagcttgacAGTAAGATCAAGTTTGTTGGGTTGAGAGGAAAGAAGCCATACGTCAAGCCAACTGGCGGTGCCAAGATGACCACTAAGCCACTTGACCTCATGATGGCAGCGAATGGTTGTGGTGGCGGTGCGCCGGAATGGTAG
- a CDS encoding related to VPS25-vacuolar protein sorting translates to MATTTESSFAFPREYHFPAFFTRQTNLTTLHAQRNKWSDLILAYTRHNRIFRLSLSEAADSDLFVNRKLDRRLQFDDIRDVISYMHTDGRVEYVGGKSTGDVVFLYWRKPEEWAELVENYVEETGQKGSVLTVYELVEGDGTKGNDIHGMDTDVLLKALNILVKRNKAQIFGQDDSLGVKFF, encoded by the exons ATGGCGACTACCACCGAATCCTCCTTCGCATTCCCCCGAGAGTATCATTTTCCCGCCTTCTTCACTCGCCAAACAAACCTCACTACGCTCCATGCTCAGCGCAACAAATGGTCCGATCTCATCCTCGCCTACACGAGACATAACCGCATCTTCCGCCTGTCGCTTTCCGAAGCAGCAGATTCAGACCTCTTTGTAAACCGAAAACTCGATCGAAGGCTACAATTCGATGATATTCGTGACGTGATTTCTTATATGCACACAGATGGGCGTGTAGAGTACGTCGGTGGCAAATCAACAGGAGATGTTGTGTTTCTATATTGGCGAAAGCCCGAAGAATGGGCGGAGCTTGTAGAGAACTATGTCGAAGAGACCGGACAGAAGGGGAGTGTTCTTACAGTCTACGAACTTGTCGAGGGAGACGGTACAAAAGGAAATG ATATTCACGGCATGGACACTGATGTCCTTCTCAAAGCCCTAAACATCCTCGTCAAACGAAACAAAGCCCAAATATTCGGCCAGGACGACTCATTAGGCGTCAAATTCTTCTAA
- a CDS encoding related to RTT107-Establishes Silent Chromatin has product MAAADTFAECAIAFVASNLLTPKLIGELSTVLEENGAEICEPRRDGSLPIEKVTHIISNTIDFPQFTEAQAHMIPVVTTQWITFSIARRKQAQIRPFSPDPRMIFSEVVVTCADLPETDKESIAGATMALGGQETKDASKLTTHICALSMDHPKVQVALQKGWKGKVVLPHWFDDCFKLGKRIDEGPYLLPDPEILKKTSADDLKIPSNENLAGATSPTPNYLPLPLPSDGEVVRPPVTVFQDRNVLLSWDLTITDRLSKVVKEIIVRGGGKLVDKVEDCDMLICQYRDGPQYVQAAQAYKEVGNLAWLYWLIVHNEWTSPLRRLLHYPIPKDGIEGFKGLRITVSNYGGEARIYLENLIKASGAEFTRTMRAENTHLITARDSSEKCKAAPEWGIAVVNHLWIEESYAKCEITPINIKKYNHFPPRTNLGEIIGQTFFDEPKLRDKYYPGGPAKLSPRAKRKRAILEAAEENAYARGPAEGVVIGQAGNEDVEMEDSNGGGSEKSAKKTKTIGDATPIRPRRTGKENETPSVASTGSRSAKAKAQERLHGLSDDIALYEKEKKRHAKGGNTIWGGKRAADQAEKTNTKTKQEEKPEDEDADALAKRPIKKTKPSLPDIQMRIVLTGFTRWVGDKNKEDQDRRKLRDMGIQIVQEGQPCDYLAAPSVVRTVKFLCALARGPTVISSTFIDQSLDKGTLLDVEDFILKDNAAENRHNIVLETSVARAKANRGKLLVGVPIYCTEKIRNGAESYKAIAEANGAIFKIYRARSGTTIRPTTAEEEGNAPPEPVYLLSSGRPDERPLWEKFRDMAYKGNMEPRIVAPDWLLDVAMAQQVRFDDKFLAENFYGNSQ; this is encoded by the exons ATGGCCGCCGCCGACACATTTGCTGAATGCGCCATCGCGTTCGTCGCCAGCAATTTACTGACTCCCAAACTGATCGGAGAG CTATCAACCGTTCTAGAAGAGAATGGTGCAGAAATATGTGAACCTCGACGCGACGGCTCATTACCGATCGAGAAAGTCACCcacatcatctccaacacGATCGATTTCCCTCAGTTCACTGAGGCACAGGCTCATATGATCCCTGTAGTGACGACTCAATGGATCACCTTCTCTATAGCTCGCAGGAAACAGGCTCAAATTAGGCCTTTTTCGCCTGATCCGAGAATGATCTTTTCCGAGGTGGTGGTGACTTGTGCGGATCTGCCAGAGACCGACAAGGAGAGCATTGCTGGTGCCACAATGGCTTTGGGTGgacaagaaacaaaagatgcGTCTAAGTTAACCACACATATTTGCGCCCTATCGATGGACCATCCCAAGGTCCAAGTTGCTCTACAAAAGGGATGGAAAGGCAAAGTTGTGTTGCCACACTG GTTCGATGATTGTTTCAAACTTGGGAAACGTATCGACGAAGGCCCCTATCTACTACCCGATCCCGAAATTCTTAAGAAGACTTCTGCGGACGATCTCAAAATACCCTCCAACGAAAACCTCGCGGGCGCGACATCACCGACGCCGAATTATCTTCCTTTACCCTTGCCTTCTGATGGAGAGGTCGTTCGCCCACCGGTCACTGTTTTTCAGGACCGTAATGTGTTGCTATCTTGGGATCTGACTATAACCGATCGACTGTCAAAGGTGGTCAAAGAAATTATCGTGAGAGGGGGCGGAAAGCTCGTGGATAAAGTCGAGGATTGCGACATGCTCATTTGCCAATACCGCGACGGTCCTCAATATGTTCAAGCGGCGCAAGCGTACAAAGAAGTCGGAAATCTGGCTTGGCTTTACTGGCTCATCGTCCATAACGAGTGGACATCGCCACTCCGTCGACTGCTACACTATCCGATCCCCAAGGATGGTATAGAAGGATTTAAGGGTCTACGTATCACAGTGTCAAATTACGGTGGTGAAGCACGAATTTACCTGGAGAACCTGATCAAAGCTTCTGGAGCCGAGTTCACCAGAACGATGAGAGCCGAGAATACGCATCTAATCACTGCTAGAGACTCTAGCGAGAAATGCAAGGCGGCTCCTGAATGGGGGATCGCCGTTGTCAACCATCTCTGGATCGAGGAGAGCTATGCCAAGTGCGAAATCACgcccatcaacatcaagaagtaTAATCATTTCCCCCCGCGCACTAACCTGGGCGAGATAATCGGGCAAACGTTCTTTGATGAACCAAAGTTGCGCGACAAGTACTACCCCGGGGGGCCGGCTAAGCTCTCGCCACGAGCCAAGAGGAAGCGAGCAATCCTGGAAGCTGCAGAGGAGAACGCATATGCTCGAGGGCCAGCAGAGGGTGTTGTTATTGGCCAGGCTGGTAACGAGGACGTCGAGATGGAAGACTCTAACGGAGGAGGAAGTGAGAAGTCCGCAAAGAAGACGAAAACCATCGGAGATGCAACACCAATTCGTCCACGCCGTACTGGGAAGGAGAACGAGACGCCGTCGGTGGCTTCCACAGGAAGTCGTAGCGCCAAAGCGAAAGCCCAGGAACGTCTGCATGGCTTGAGCGACGATATTGCGCTTTacgaaaaggagaagaagagacatgCCAAGGGAGGCAACACAATCTGGGGTGGAAAGCGAGCTGCCGACCAGGCCGAAAAGACTAACACCAAAACCAAACAAGAGGAGAagcctgaagatgaagatgccgacGCGTTAGCGAAGCGGCCAATCAAAAAGACCAAGCCGTCACTTCCAGACATTCAGATGCGTATTGTCTTGACTGGATTCACTCGCTGGGTTGGGGATAAGAACAAGGAAGACCAGGATCGA AGAAAACTTCGGGACATGGGCATACAGATTGTGCAAGAGGGTCAGCCGTGCGACTATTTGGCAGCCCCTAGTGTCGTCCGCACTGTCAAATTCCTATGCGCGCTTGCACGCGGCCCAACAGTGATCTCGTCAACCTTTATTGACCAGTCTCTAGACAAGGGCACCCTtctcgatgttgaggatTTCATCCTCAAAGATAATGCTGCTGAGAATCGGCACAACATTGTCCTTGAGACATCAGTCGCTCGTGCCAAGGCAAACAGAGGCAAacttcttgttggtgttcCCATCTATTGCACGGAAAAGATCCGCAATGGTGCGGAGAGCTACAAAGCGATCGCCGAGGCCAACGGGGCGATCTTCAAGATCTACCGGGCTCGGAGCGGGACGACAATCCGACCAACAacggcagaggaggagggtaACGCGCCACCCGAGCCGGTCTACCTATTAAGTAGCGGACGTCCCGACGAGAGGCCGCTTTGGGAGAAATTCCGTGATATGGCGTACAAAGGTAACATGGAGCCTCGCATTGTTGCACCTGACTGGTTGCTCGATGTCGCAATGGCTCAACAGGTGCGGTTTGATGACAAATTTTTGGCGGAGAACTTTTACGGAAATTCGCAGTAG
- a CDS encoding related to hexokinase, which produces MPATFQKTLLAAIIKSLLRGKSLVQSLLAYWGSSLGLETNTKTRVANTPRKSAQDFLKEAEALFLDPVGQDGLQELSNNIRKQLLERLETDMECMLPSYSHQLPRGTEVGRFVALDVGGSTLRVALVELCGRVSNIGEESRIVSMRNFHITPEIKALEGRLFFDWMAEKILETLSAELEQQDTSDGPLPMSMAWSFPIEQTSLAGGKLQGMGKGFAACNGLLGQDLGEIVRTACLNRGLSVELRAIVNDSSACLLSESYNHPTTRFGLILGTGVNLAAYLPVSAIGRVKFGERPPQWFEKATHVIINSEISMMGRDILPLTRWDRQLLANHSRPEFQPLEHMVSGMYLGEICRLALVEAIESTGVFGGVVPVSLEKPYSFSTETLSIIERDTSSDAEEAREQFSSRHPSSQTPTAADLTFLKQLAGLISRRSSALVAAAVHAFWNLRIDSQNKFVSTLSPESSERDSAEADRDLAETTVAYNGGVIESYPGYLDSCQSYLNDLVAADKMEKSGNRTIKLVSAKESSLMGAAVALASLEEVVEGPLGVVG; this is translated from the exons ATGCCAGCGACTTTTCAAAAGACACTCTTGGCGGCCATTATCAAGAGCCTCCTTCGGGGGAAATCACTGGTGCAGTCACTCTTGGCTTACTGGGGCAGCTCTCTGGGACTCGAGACAAACACAAAGACGCGAGTCGCCAATACGCCACGCAAATCTGCCCAAGACTTTCTCAAAGAGGCAGAGGCTCTATTCCTCGACCCTGTCGGTCAAGATGGCCTACAAGAACTATCCAACAACATACGGAAACAACTCCTAGAGCGATTGGAAACTGATATGGAGTGTATGCTACCGTCATACAGTCATCAGCTACCAAGAGGTACAGAGGTTGGCCGCTTTGTGGCATTGGATGTTGGTGGTTCGACCCTCAGAGTAGCATTGGTGGAACTGTGCGGTCGCGTGTCCAATATCGGGGAGGAGAGCAGGATCGTGAGCATGAGGAACTTCCACATCACACCTGAGATCAAAGCCCTAGAAGGCAGGTTGTTCTTTGACTGGATGGCCGAGAAAATACTAGAGACTCTATCAGCAGAGCTAGAGCAGCAAGATACATCTGATGGACCTTTGCCTATGTCGATGGCATGGAGTTTTCCCATTGA ACAAACATCACTGGCAGGTGGCAAGTTGCAAGGGATGGGCAAGGGCTTCGCTGCGTGCAACGGGTTGTTaggtcaagatcttggagagatCGTACGAACAGCCTGCTTGAACCGCGGTCTCAGTGTAGAACTTCGAGCTATTGTCAACGACTCCAGTGCATGCTTACTATCGGAGTCGTATAACCACCCTACAACAAGATTCGGACTCATCCTTGGTACTGGCGTCAACCTTGCTGCCTATCTTCCTGTATCCGCCATCGGACGTGTCAAATTTGGCGAGCGTCCTCCCCAATGGTTCGAGAAAGCGACAcatgtcatcatcaacagcgaGATCAGTATGATGGGACGTGAtatcttgcccttgacaagATGGGATCGGCAATTATTGGCGAATCACTCCCGGCCTGAGTTTCAGCCTCTAGAGCATATGGTCAGCGGCATGTATCTGGGCGAGATTTGCAGATTGGCACTTGTTGAGGCGATTGAGTCGACTGGGGTTTTTGGAGGTGTTGTTCCTGTGTCCCTGGAGAAACCTTACTCGTTCTCAACCGAGACGCTCTCTATTATTGAGAG GGATACGAGCTCTGATGCCGAAGAGGCGCGCGAGCAATTTTCCTCTCGTCACCCATCGAGCCAAACCCCCACAGCTGCTGATCTAACATTCCTCAAGCAGCTAGCCGGCTTGATCTCCAGGCGCTCAAGTgcgcttgttgctgctgccgTACACGCTTTCTGGAACTTGCGCATCGACAGCCAGAACAAGTTCGTATCCACACTATCACCCGAATCATCTGAGCGAGACAGCGCGGAAGCAGACCGTGACCTGGCCGAGACGACAGTAGCCTACAACGGCGGCGTTATCGAGAGCTACCCTGGCTATCTTGATAGTTGCCAGTCATACCTGAATGACTTGGTAGCGGCTGACAAGATGGAAAAGTCTGGTAACAGAACCATCAAGCTTGTGTCAGCAAAGGAGAGCTCCCTGATGGGAGCAGCAGTGGCTTTGGCCTCTTTGGAAGAGGTCGTAGAGGGGCCATTGGGCGTGGTCGGCTAA